A window of Pararge aegeria chromosome 27, ilParAegt1.1, whole genome shotgun sequence genomic DNA:
cgaccctgctttctgaatcctaggccgtgggttcgaatcccacaactggaaaatgtttgtgtgatgagcgtgaatatttttcagtgtctgggtgtttatatgtatattctaagtatttatgtatattattcataagaatattcatcagtcgtcttagtacccataacacaagctaagcttactttggggctagatgacgatgtttgtattgtcatagtatatttatttatttatttattatacctaagtCGTGggacctgtttttttttttggtgttggaaaagctttattgctaccgaCCCTTGGGCAGAACGGACGCAAGTAGTAGGGACTAAGTCATtatgctttttttaaaaaaaaaaagttatttataagaatcgatggttgaaataccatcaacaagtgcgaagcgttttgcttcttcctttctgatccgcaccgcaaaggcctggaatgccctcccatattccgtcttccctgatacctataatctgggtaccttcaaatcaagagtgaataggtatcttctaggcaagcgcgcttcatcttaggctacatcatcatttaccatcaggtgtgattgcagtaaagcacttgtctatatacttaaaaaaaaaaaaaaaaaaatcgatatacATATATCTAATACGGTCGCACGCGCCTCGAACTAGGCTCTGTCAAAAGGACTAGCGCGTCTGCCGTATACCGGGTAATTTAGCTTTATTGAACGTTATGAAATCATTCGCTTCATTATAACGGTAACCTTTAGCATTTCGGTTCGTTCATCGTATAACCGGTAAATCGCAGAACattaaaatacactttaattttatctttacttttttgttgaatttaattccaagttgtgtacacgctaacaaaacttgttattacttatatttagatctacttttagttattatatgttttgtgtacctaataacaataaacaaataaacaaaaaacaacggttattaatcaaaattcTCCGGTAAATTGAAACCGGTTCTGAGCCCGGTCTCAATTTACCGGAGTATTCAAATATCGAGACGACTAAAGATCactgtaaaataaaatctatttccaTTGAATAAAAACTCAAATTTGTCTACAACTCTACAGCTACTGCTTTTGGcagaacatttataaaataaaaatctctcGTGCAGAATTTGCGACATTAAAGCGAGAGGCGTTAGGTCGATATTACTGTGACGGTTCGGACGGATTTGATACACGAAAGCGATTCCGCGTTTGTGAGAGTACTTACTTAAGCCTTAGTAGAAAATTTGTCCGTTGCAATCGAGGAGTCTTTTTCGAGTATAAAACTCCGTATCGTCATAGTAAAATGGACGTAATGTCAATCGATTTAGAGTCACAAATCATGTACTACAAATTTCAATTTACGAACGGTCAAAAgccgagcaaaaaaaaaattgtaggcaaatttgagctttaagcCAATGAGAATAAGATTTATTTCACTCCGATGTTAAAGTATtgcatactcgaaaacgactcctcagttgcgagcgagaaaatcttgCCCTAAGGCTACTGAGTCTGAATCTTAGTTATACTTCGTGCTCGTGCAAGGAGTTTCTAGTTTTACAACTTTCCAAAAAGTTTGCTACGTGTCTATACTTCGTATGTCAAAAACTTTTTGATTTTcgtgcaaatatattttatacacggACAAACACGGTAACTTTTATcgtaatagctgttgcccgcgtttattacggctcTTTTTAGCTTTGATGAAAAGTGATcgatgaatgaatgtatgaatgaatatacttttattgcacaccacaaaaagaacataaaaagaaaagtaaaacaaaacaacgtaaacatttggcggccttatcgcttcatagcgatttcttccaggcaaccaatggcgaagaaaacaaaaacagaaaatagtttggtggtgcacatattcatatacccataaaataaataaatcaatacataaataaatatatataatatatataaaacaatatttttaactaaagacaactaaataaataatcggtGGATAACGGTGGATCGATGTGTGTATGTCTCCTCTTTGTCCGTtatactaactctatgctatgTTTATTGATTGCTTAATTAAGGGGTGAAGGACAAACTAttaaacacactttcgaattaaaaagtaaaagaaaaatgtgTTAATGTAACTCCATTATTCATGCACAAAACGACGGAGAAATTggttacaaacataaaaaaaaaacagatttataACTCTGTCCTTTAGGAagccgtttaaaaataaaacaaaaaaaatagccaATGAAATATATTCCAAATAAAAGGCTGTAAAATGATTCCAAATAAACATGATTCACTAAGTTAATGCGACTTTTAATTGccaaaaggttttatttattttaccaccaAACAAATTtctaaacacaaaaaaataccattttaaaaactaattttactcagaataatttctttattaccAAAAATGCCTTTCTCTGAACAATGTCTTGCCGATATAATAATCGCATTAGACATAGCACGGTTGTCCGCACGGCGACATTAACAGGGACGGCGATGGTGGCGTCGGACCGCTAGGTGTTGGTGATGGTGGACAAACGGGTGGTGTGTATATGGTGGCGGAGCATGCACACGGTGGTATCTGTCGCCCTATACAGATGGATGGCGGGCTGATGGTGGGCTGACCACATTCGCCGAAGCATATCGTGCTACCGTCTTGGGTTTTGACGCAACGCCATGGCGCCGCGTAGACTGTGCTGAAGATAGCTGAATGAAAACAAACAGagtttcatataaattaaaaataatctgtgATAGCCCTTTGGTTATGACTGCCAGCTCTAAATTACGAGGGGGGAGTGTATATTATTCGGGTGCGTTGTAAACAATGAATATTGTGACGGCAGttagtgggcagcgtccctttttgaagttatacttcttttggcgcattaggaaaaaattatgagagtaagtTTACGATCCCCGtgcaccgtcacaaaaaaacgacaccctgaagttggctcaattcaattcaattattgttTATGGCTATAGTTAGCTATactcaacattttagtttgacttaaaaaggtttgacagtgtacactttcaattgtcaaagtctgcgggctcattccggtgatttaattgatacaattgtacaaaaatctcgaatttaaatgttcagtgaaacttggttgtccgatgaTGAGATAACTAGAGTTAGAgcatgcgttataataaaacttttaatgaattaatcttttttgtattgttagtgtagttttttctacaaacgcagaataaggcgaacgataaaatttttgtaaagatttttatctttctacgccaaagaagtataacttctaacgcgtgtacataagtactcactctttttttttcttttttttggttggaaaagctttattgctacctgcGACCCTTGGGCAgaacggaggttatgtgggactccctcctctgaaggggtatacccaaactaaaaaccaccacgtgGCCCTCTTTTTTGGAACATGCCgtaccaaccaccccaaccgattgtTGGGCCTCCCGCTCTaacgaggaggggatcaggacaacTTGAACCCCCCCCTCAGAGCACAGAGAGGCATgtgtagtgacgggtagctagagtgggcagcgaccctactttctgagtccaaggccgtgggttcgattcccacaactggaaaatatttatgtgataaacatgtttttcagtgtctgggtgtttatctgtatattataagtatttatgtatattattcatagaattattcatcagttattttagtacccataacacaagcaacgcttaatttggggctacatggcgatatgtgtattgtcgtagtatatttatttatttattatttatttaacatgtcAACACGAATAACagtggtgataactgcattcgttaaattaaaacaaaagctatgagggttccaaacgcgccctggtctaagagcccacaacaaacttagccaggttttttctgttatcaccatctcacagtcgagtttaCATTCGGTTAAGTCTAACTTaaccaaatttataaatattgtatttaatcgACTTAAGAAACGGCACATAACCGTAAATAAAGGAAAAGCGTAACACTGGAAAATATATACACAATGGGTTTATTATACGAGATTTTAAACCCACTTTACATGGTTCCAGTAGCATGACAGTCACGAGATCTAATGCAGTGTTATTTCGCTGCCATTGATGTCAAGtctatatactacgacaatacacacatcgctatctagccccgaAGCTACGCTTAGCTTGAGTTATgagtactgatgaatatttttatgaataatatacataaatacttataatatacatataaacacacaaacactgaaaaacattaatgtttcacatatcacacaaacattttctagtcgtgggaatcgaactcacggacttgaactcagatagcagggtcgctgccccctCTGGCTACTCGTCACTACACAAGCCTTTCGACGGTCTGAGGGGGGgtttcaagctgtcctgatcccctcctcgttAGCGTGGGCGCCCCAacaatcggttggggtggttggtagatGTCCGAGGTACACAACGGGTTCcccgtctaacaaagccaacaagagggaaatgccatggtggtttttagtttatgTATACGCCTTTAGAAgagggagtcccacataacctccgtcctgccacCACATTTTACCAGTTATTGGAATCTAACCCACGTCCTTGGAtgcaaaaagcagggtcgctgcccactgcgccaaccggctgtcaagcTGTCTGtctgttgtttttgttattgtggtttgattttttttataattaatattaaatagtctATGCAGATAGCTCACCTGACGGTAAGTGGaatgaaaaccatcgcctataaactaaaaaaatcgtAGGGCGTGTAAGAAAcgcatcctgcaaagtgttgcgatgtgtccatcaacctaaagcGTAGATGTAAAGCtaatttgcctgtaattacgcgTAACCACGCCATTTAGACCGAAACACGGCATTACGACAGTGCTGATTAGCGACAAATATAAGCATTGTGCTTGTACTGCCCTAGGCGAGCTCTTACACaaaaggggcggataaacaaattccttaaaagccggaaacgcatcggtggctcctctggtgcagatgtttatgggcggcggtgattacttatcatcaggtgactcacttgctcgtttgcccgttattaataaaataaaaaaaaaacttaattactaATTCAATTTTGATTGGCGATTTCACCGTGGAGTATGCAACAAGAAACTTACCAGTTTGCTTTACAAATATGTAC
This region includes:
- the LOC120635522 gene encoding 36.4 kDa proline-rich protein-like, translated to MGIYAWFFLAIFSTVYAAPWRCVKTQDGSTICFGECGQPTISPPSICIGRQIPPCACSATIYTPPVCPPSPTPSGPTPPSPSLLMSPCGQPCYV